The proteins below come from a single Chrysoperla carnea chromosome 1, inChrCarn1.1, whole genome shotgun sequence genomic window:
- the LOC123294578 gene encoding ichor — protein sequence MTSGSNTNNTSNNLIGGLVPGGGGAGVSSGGLHHHNNHHHHHHPHDTDVDTLLLTTCWSQANPNNNNEYLLDTQKLILDNSDLETNNNNSTDDQNDLATKVTMDALDSLLLNSTGSGGSGNNNNASSNLAELKPLPPFTGYTANLSINGIQGHHYHAIAQHHQARLLSSEENNNSTTIITTTSPQSPNCGTISSRKSGNNNGNYNSHNNNNNNAFSSNEHNNHNIVSSSTCINVAADCTSAALSPPDSTVINIKSMNDQHNLASLYHPQQHSSASGGVLVDECVDSVSGGVKLEYSDCMVVADSCCVVESAGNNHVKNEMNEYDISSIEDIAAIIGSAIADTTVPNNNHHQLDCGHDPQHCDPNCGDSRDSWMDLDAWIDGACVEPQKNMIISQDGMSEFILPHSPQQQLNNNSSTLQSLLTHGYMPLLQNRLQNGPPPAVKQEAPSSTSYGGVDLISTSSPPANVVSTTDSVMLNGRYIQQQYGNVLSGLQDDRIRSPDLLNYPHTTTTHTPSIPKKQRNRSQKKAHQSAAAAAAVAHQATSSSNNNSTSSSVFTSEQSLSLLGKEKPVHRCHICNRGFLNKSNIKVHLRTHTGEKPFRCETCAKAFRQKAHLIKHQQIHKRIGRD from the exons ATGACAAGTGGTAGCAACACAAATAAtacatcaaataatttaatcgGTGGTCTTGTCCCTGGTGGCGGTGGAGCAGGGGTCAGTAGTGGGGGGTTAcatcatcataataatcatcatcacCATCATCATCCGCATGACACGGATGTAGACACACTATTATTGACAACATGTTGGTCCCAAGCAAATCCGAATAACAATAACGAATATTTATTAGATacacaaaaattgatattagaTAATAGTGATTTagaaacaaataacaataacagCACAGACGATCAAAATGATTTAGCAACAAAAGTAACAATGGATGCGTTAGATAGTCTGTTATTAAACTCCACGGGAAGTGGTGGAAGTGGTAACAATAACAATGCATCCTCAAATCTAGCCGAATTGAAACCATTACCCCCATTTACTGGTTACACAGCAAATTTAAGTATAAATGGAATTCAAGGACATCATTATCATGCAATCGCGCAGCATCATCAAGCACGATTACTCTCATCCGAAGAAAATAACAATTCAACAACGATAATAACAACAACATCCCCACAATCACCCAACTGTGGTACGATTTCATCGAGGAAAAGTGGGAATAATAATGGAAATTATAATAgtcataataacaataacaataatgcATTTTCATCGAATGAACATAACAATCACAATATTGTTTCGAGTTCAACATGTATAAATGTTGCAGCGGATTGTACAAGTGCAGCACTTTCACCGCCGGATTCAAccgttataaatattaaatcaatgaaTGATCAACATAATTTAGCATCGTTATATCATCCCCAACAACATTCTAGTGCGTCCGGTGGTGTTTTAGTAGACGAATGTGTTGATTCAGTGTCAGGTGGTGTGAAATTAGAATATAGTGATTGTATGGTAGTAGCGGATTCTTGTTGTGTAGTCGAATCCGCCGGAAATAATcatgtaaaaaatgaaatgaatgaatatgATATCTCATCAATTGAAGATATTGCCGCAATTATTGGTTCAGCGATTGCTGATACAACTGTTCCTAATAATAATCACCATCAATTAGATTGTGGCCATGATCCACAACACTGTGATCCAAATTGTGGTGATTCACGTGACAGTTGGATGGATTTAGATGCATGGATTGATGGTGCTTGTGTGGAACCACAAAAGAATATGATTATCTCACAAGATGGAATGTCGGAATTTATTTTACCACATTCACCGCAACAGCAA ttaaataataattcgtcAACATTACAAAGTTTATTAACTCACGGTTATATGCCGTTGTTGCAAAATCGCTTACAAAACGGTCCTCCTCCGGCTGTCAAACAAGAAGCACCAAGTTCAACGAGTTATGGGGGTGTTGATTTAATATCAACTTCTAGTCCCCCCGCGAATGTTGTTTCCACAACCGATAGTGTAATGTTAAATGGACGTTATATTCAACAGCAATACGGTAACGTTTtaagcggtttacaagatgatcGAATACGTAGTCcggatttattaaattatccgCATACAACAACCACACATACGCcatcaattccaaaaaaacaACGTAATCGTTCACAAAAGAAGGCACATCAATCGGCGGCTGCCGCTGCGGCTGTAGCACATCAAGCAACATCaagttcaaataataattccaCGTCATCATCAGTGTTTACTTCCGAACAAAGTTTAAGTTTATTAGGTAAAGAGAAACCTGTACATCGGTGTCATATTTGTaatcggggttttttaaataaatcaaatattaaagtaCATTTGCGTACGCATACCGGTGAGAAACCGTTCCGTTGTGAGACGTGCGCAAAAGCATTCCGACAAAAAGCACATTTAATTAAACATCAGCAAATTCATAAACGAATTGGACGTGAttag